Proteins encoded within one genomic window of Gammaproteobacteria bacterium:
- a CDS encoding agmatine deiminase family protein: MPHIASPSVVALLSGAFMIIGSTVSAGEVVPVKRVPAEWEPQEAIWLQWPGSWEKSFETSFARLSNVIVQYETLHILYDSPSVLSEAQSSIKREDGDPDHPNIQWHWIENNSAWMRDNGPVYVIEDGTMRVQNWAFNAWGGAFGANIPFRLDNQVPNKVAKRVGLPVEVIDIVHERGNLEFNGVDTVILNWSVIGDSHRNLGYTKERANTDLKKYFGVSKVVFIEGVPEGDLTNGHIDGIARFINPTTVVVADCTGKSQCSAPDDPTHAIFDAAAETIEAAGFTVIREPIEGTRDYQGHTFDTNYMNWLVGNGFVITVGFDNPETDAAAKARLEQYFPGRDVYVIETLASWAAGGGVHCHTNDQPAIKLH, encoded by the coding sequence ATGCCACACATTGCGAGTCCTTCTGTTGTTGCCTTACTGTCTGGTGCCTTCATGATTATCGGCTCGACGGTATCCGCGGGAGAGGTTGTTCCGGTCAAACGGGTCCCCGCTGAATGGGAGCCGCAGGAAGCTATCTGGCTGCAATGGCCAGGCAGCTGGGAGAAATCCTTCGAAACGAGCTTTGCTCGCTTGTCTAATGTGATCGTGCAATATGAAACGCTTCACATCCTATATGACTCACCGTCGGTCCTGTCCGAAGCGCAGTCGTCCATCAAGCGGGAGGATGGTGATCCAGACCACCCCAATATCCAGTGGCATTGGATCGAGAACAACAGCGCCTGGATGCGTGACAATGGTCCGGTTTATGTAATCGAGGACGGCACAATGCGAGTGCAGAACTGGGCTTTCAACGCCTGGGGAGGCGCCTTTGGCGCCAACATTCCCTTTCGCCTCGACAACCAGGTGCCGAATAAGGTGGCAAAAAGGGTGGGCTTGCCGGTCGAGGTGATCGACATAGTTCACGAACGCGGCAATCTGGAGTTCAACGGCGTCGATACCGTGATTCTGAACTGGAGCGTAATCGGAGATTCCCACCGCAATCTAGGATACACAAAGGAGCGCGCCAATACTGACCTGAAGAAATACTTCGGCGTTTCGAAGGTGGTGTTTATCGAGGGTGTGCCTGAAGGCGACCTGACCAACGGCCACATCGACGGTATCGCACGGTTCATCAATCCGACCACTGTTGTCGTGGCTGACTGCACGGGTAAGTCCCAGTGCAGTGCCCCAGACGACCCGACCCATGCCATTTTCGATGCCGCTGCCGAGACCATTGAGGCGGCCGGTTTTACCGTGATTCGCGAGCCGATTGAGGGCACACGCGACTACCAGGGCCACACTTTCGACACGAACTATATGAACTGGCTAGTTGGCAATGGCTTCGTCATTACGGTCGGCTTCGATAACCCGGAAACCGACGCGGCGGCTAAGGCGCGGCTGGAACAGTATTTCCCGGGCCGGGACGTTTATGTGATCGAGACCCTCGCTTCATGGGCCGCGGGGGGCGGTGTGCATTGCCACACCAACGACCAGCCAGCGATAAAGCTTCACTGA
- a CDS encoding HAD-IB family phosphatase, translated as MRSVRKTNRQHSSPPPRWPVYRHVIFDCDSTLTRIEGIDELASHPDTRQRIADLTRSAMEGKVHLETVYGERLEILRPTRGAVRALRSRYRKHVVKDAAALIQALKVLGHEVYIVSGGLFDPVREFGLHLGVAAEHIRAVEVEYDTLSGSWWQDQDPWREEYLAVQHSVLTESDGKAQIIRELLQNQTGRSLLVGDGVSDLLAGREVDLFVGFGGVIGRDRVASESKVFIQSQSIAPVLLLAAGTTALEHSGDAGVQALAGKAHALIQSAALRWNEVRLAEKFAACFGARATIGSERDL; from the coding sequence ATGCGTAGCGTTCGAAAAACCAACAGACAGCACAGCTCGCCTCCGCCGCGCTGGCCTGTGTATCGGCATGTAATCTTTGACTGTGATTCGACCTTGACCCGGATAGAGGGGATTGACGAGCTGGCGAGTCATCCTGATACCCGGCAGCGAATCGCAGACCTCACCCGCTCTGCCATGGAGGGCAAGGTACACCTGGAGACAGTCTATGGAGAGCGCCTCGAAATTTTGCGCCCCACCCGGGGTGCGGTCCGTGCGCTTCGATCCCGTTACCGAAAGCACGTGGTCAAAGACGCCGCAGCGCTCATTCAAGCACTGAAAGTCCTTGGTCACGAAGTCTACATTGTGAGCGGTGGTCTCTTCGATCCGGTCCGCGAGTTCGGGCTGCACCTCGGCGTAGCCGCCGAGCACATTCGGGCTGTTGAGGTGGAATATGACACCCTGTCCGGCAGCTGGTGGCAAGATCAGGACCCGTGGCGCGAAGAGTACCTCGCGGTGCAGCACTCGGTTCTGACCGAGAGCGATGGTAAGGCTCAGATCATTCGCGAGTTACTCCAAAACCAGACCGGGCGCTCGCTGCTTGTAGGTGATGGCGTGAGTGATCTTCTGGCGGGCCGCGAGGTGGATCTTTTCGTGGGTTTCGGTGGTGTGATCGGCCGGGATCGTGTCGCATCCGAATCGAAAGTCTTCATCCAAAGTCAAAGCATTGCCCCGGTGCTGCTGTTGGCTGCTGGTACGACGGCCCTGGAACACTCGGGCGACGCAGGCGTACAGGCGCTGGCCGGGAAAGCCCATGCCTTGATCCAGTCCGCCGCGTTGCGCTGGAACGAAGTTCGACTTGCAGAGAAATTTGCGGCCTGCTTTGGTGCTCGAGCGACAATCGGTTCGGAGCGCGATCTGTGA
- a CDS encoding SDR family NAD(P)-dependent oxidoreductase: MTTPISPPARKNPQKRTRVPVVPPDTRSRAALGLSVAAARGRFMLQVCTECSAIQYPPRDACSSCLSVDLEWQVVSNRGRLVAETVIRTSTHVYFRERTPWRVGTVQLDCGPSMICHVHGDCESQGNVRMINRLDKSGHGVLFALPEKEIPAMEDDPQLRELTCSPKFRRILITDARSESGQALARAFSTADAALVFAGEAESWRHWPERDSLKEIDNVELVPLDVSDTQSVEELCGEIGGKVDILVNNARFVRPGGVMDGGDLVFAQQEMEVNCLGLMRLAQAFGPVMRGRGADGVNSATAWVNILSIYAYCNLPQFGVYSASSAAAHSLSQCLRSEMRTGGVRVMNVYTGPTEDEWHQPLPPPKVTASKLASAVVEGLQDGLEEVYVGDLAKDLIDRWSAEPKLLELEMTRQGGG, from the coding sequence ATGACTACGCCGATCAGTCCACCGGCCAGAAAGAATCCTCAGAAGCGTACCCGTGTGCCGGTCGTGCCGCCGGATACGCGTAGCCGCGCCGCGCTTGGACTGTCGGTGGCAGCTGCACGGGGGCGATTTATGCTGCAGGTCTGCACAGAGTGTTCAGCCATCCAGTACCCACCGCGGGACGCCTGTTCAAGCTGCCTGTCGGTAGACCTTGAATGGCAAGTCGTCTCGAACCGGGGCCGGCTGGTCGCCGAGACCGTCATTCGCACCAGCACACACGTTTATTTCCGTGAACGTACCCCGTGGCGGGTCGGTACCGTGCAACTGGATTGCGGCCCGTCGATGATCTGTCATGTTCATGGGGACTGTGAGTCCCAAGGAAATGTCCGCATGATTAACCGCCTTGACAAGTCTGGTCACGGTGTCCTGTTTGCCCTGCCCGAGAAGGAGATACCAGCTATGGAAGATGATCCCCAACTGCGCGAACTGACCTGCAGCCCGAAGTTTCGACGCATACTGATTACAGATGCACGCAGCGAAAGCGGCCAGGCCCTGGCTAGGGCCTTCTCCACGGCCGATGCCGCCCTCGTCTTCGCCGGTGAGGCGGAAAGCTGGCGCCACTGGCCCGAACGGGACAGCCTCAAGGAGATCGACAACGTCGAACTCGTACCGCTGGACGTGAGTGACACACAGTCCGTCGAGGAACTGTGCGGTGAGATCGGCGGCAAGGTCGATATCCTGGTCAACAATGCGCGGTTTGTCCGGCCGGGTGGGGTAATGGACGGGGGCGACCTGGTATTCGCACAGCAGGAAATGGAGGTGAACTGTCTGGGGTTGATGCGCCTTGCCCAGGCTTTTGGTCCGGTAATGCGCGGGCGCGGTGCCGATGGTGTCAACAGTGCCACCGCCTGGGTGAATATCCTGTCGATCTATGCCTACTGCAACCTACCGCAGTTTGGCGTCTATTCGGCCTCCAGCGCGGCAGCGCATTCGCTTTCACAGTGTCTGCGATCGGAAATGCGTACCGGTGGTGTGCGGGTGATGAATGTTTATACTGGCCCGACCGAAGACGAATGGCACCAGCCGTTGCCGCCACCAAAAGTCACGGCGTCGAAACTCGCCAGTGCGGTGGTCGAAGGCCTGCAGGATGGGCTGGAGGAGGTCTATGTCGGTGACTTGGCGAAGGACCTCATCGATCGCTGGAGCGCTGAACCCAAGCTCCTGGAACTGGAAATGACGCGACAGGGAGGTGGTTGA
- a CDS encoding FAD-dependent oxidoreductase — MFDVLVIGGGINGAASAAALSAAGAKVALVEARDFAGFTSSESSNLIWGGIKYLETLEVALVRKLCLGRNELMRAYPEAIKETRFLAVVDRKSRFPAMFLWLGAWIYWWLGNRFTRKPRYLSRHDIASEETIVKAANLTGGLMYSDARLVDGDARFVLNLVKKAIGFGAMTINYLAVTRLQREPGGTWTATVVDGVTGRESCLQARFLVNAAGPFADELNRQAQFETSTQHVFSKGIHLVVDRITDSNRVLTFFADDGRMFFAIPLGDKTCIGTTDTPVESPLTRVSDADRKFVLDNINNCLNLATPLTKDDILAERCGVRPLAMARSREYKTGQWLQMSRKHVLQASEKLGMVSIFGGKLTDCLQIGGEVCGALSNFGCQLQMGKWYGEPGLKSRDRFAARLREVIQIPEQNIDLPWDRLWRMYGVGAIEILESILSENRGAELVIRPAKICRAELELIRNQEMVVTLEDFLRRRTLLAQTHGLSELASMPGIRAACEVLFGNQAEQRYEEYFQMHPPIEIQSSHKNKNINAKDEVVRKP, encoded by the coding sequence ATGTTCGATGTGCTAGTCATCGGGGGTGGTATTAATGGAGCGGCCAGTGCTGCAGCACTGTCTGCTGCAGGAGCCAAGGTTGCGCTGGTCGAGGCAAGGGATTTTGCAGGATTCACCAGCAGCGAATCGTCCAACCTGATCTGGGGCGGAATCAAGTACCTTGAGACCCTGGAGGTTGCACTCGTCCGCAAGCTTTGCCTTGGTCGCAACGAGTTGATGCGGGCTTACCCGGAGGCAATCAAGGAGACCCGTTTTTTAGCGGTCGTTGACCGAAAGTCCCGCTTCCCGGCGATGTTCCTATGGCTGGGAGCCTGGATTTACTGGTGGCTGGGTAACCGATTTACGCGTAAGCCCCGCTACCTGTCTCGCCACGACATCGCGTCCGAGGAGACGATTGTCAAGGCGGCCAACCTGACGGGGGGGCTGATGTATTCGGATGCCAGACTGGTGGATGGTGACGCGAGGTTCGTCTTGAACCTGGTGAAAAAGGCTATCGGATTTGGCGCGATGACGATCAATTATCTGGCCGTAACCCGGTTGCAACGGGAGCCAGGTGGAACCTGGACGGCCACAGTGGTCGATGGGGTAACGGGTCGTGAATCGTGTCTTCAGGCCCGTTTCTTGGTCAACGCGGCCGGACCGTTTGCCGATGAGTTGAATCGGCAAGCGCAGTTTGAAACCAGCACCCAGCATGTATTCTCAAAAGGCATACACCTTGTGGTCGACCGAATAACAGACAGTAACCGGGTATTGACGTTCTTTGCGGACGATGGTCGCATGTTCTTTGCGATCCCTTTGGGAGATAAGACCTGCATCGGGACCACAGATACACCGGTCGAGTCACCGCTGACCAGGGTGTCTGATGCCGATCGGAAATTCGTCCTTGACAATATCAACAATTGCCTCAACCTGGCGACACCCCTGACAAAGGATGACATTCTTGCCGAGCGTTGTGGTGTCCGCCCTTTGGCCATGGCACGGTCCAGAGAATATAAGACCGGGCAGTGGCTGCAGATGTCCCGGAAACATGTGCTGCAAGCAAGCGAGAAGTTGGGGATGGTGAGCATATTCGGCGGCAAGTTAACGGATTGTTTACAGATTGGTGGCGAAGTATGCGGAGCGTTATCCAATTTCGGTTGTCAATTACAAATGGGCAAGTGGTACGGTGAACCAGGACTGAAATCGCGAGATAGGTTTGCGGCCCGATTACGTGAGGTCATCCAAATACCGGAGCAGAATATCGATCTACCTTGGGACAGGTTGTGGCGGATGTATGGTGTCGGGGCGATCGAAATCCTGGAATCTATTTTGTCAGAAAACAGGGGTGCTGAATTAGTGATTCGGCCTGCAAAGATCTGCCGGGCAGAGCTCGAACTGATTCGCAATCAAGAGATGGTGGTAACGCTGGAAGACTTCCTGCGCCGACGAACCCTGCTGGCTCAGACCCACGGCCTTTCGGAACTTGCCAGCATGCCAGGCATAAGGGCAGCCTGCGAAGTTTTATTCGGTAACCAGGCCGAGCAGCGATATGAGGAGTATTTTCAAATGCATCCTCCCATTGAAATCCAATCCTCCCATAAAAATAAGAACATCAACGCAAAGGATGAAGTAGTCCGAAAACCTTAA
- a CDS encoding cyclase family protein: protein MTVTNSQDNHALTSLASAMANGEVVTIDLTHTLDPDFPVIILPPEFGQCARFRMEEISAYDHRGPAWKWHNFSCCEHTGTHFDAPIHWISGRDLPNNSVDEIPVERFIGAACVIDCSEGAARDDDFELTPEVIEAWEADHGRIPPDCWVLMRTDWSKRSGAAYLNMRDDGAHSPGPSPEGIRLLVEQRDIRGFGVETVGTDAGQGQHYTPPFPAHYTLHGNNKYGLQCLNNLDLLPPVGAVIIATPLKIKNGTGSPLRVLALVPRSHAV from the coding sequence ATGACGGTAACCAATAGCCAGGATAATCACGCGCTGACCAGCCTGGCGTCAGCCATGGCCAATGGCGAAGTCGTGACGATCGATCTCACCCACACGCTGGATCCTGATTTTCCCGTGATCATCTTGCCGCCGGAATTCGGTCAGTGTGCCCGGTTCCGCATGGAGGAGATCTCGGCCTACGATCACCGTGGTCCGGCCTGGAAGTGGCACAATTTTTCCTGCTGCGAGCACACTGGCACACATTTTGATGCGCCTATTCACTGGATTTCAGGCCGGGACCTGCCGAACAATAGTGTCGACGAGATCCCGGTTGAGCGGTTCATCGGTGCGGCCTGCGTCATCGACTGTTCTGAAGGTGCGGCCCGGGACGACGACTTCGAACTGACGCCCGAAGTGATCGAGGCCTGGGAGGCCGATCACGGCAGAATTCCGCCAGACTGTTGGGTGCTGATGCGCACGGACTGGTCGAAACGCTCCGGGGCAGCTTATCTCAATATGCGTGACGACGGGGCGCATTCTCCAGGGCCATCGCCGGAGGGTATTCGCTTGCTGGTGGAGCAGCGGGACATCCGCGGGTTCGGCGTAGAGACCGTGGGTACCGATGCCGGTCAGGGGCAGCACTACACCCCACCGTTTCCGGCCCACTACACGCTTCACGGTAACAACAAGTACGGCCTGCAGTGTCTAAACAATTTGGATCTTCTGCCCCCTGTCGGAGCAGTCATTATCGCGACGCCGCTCAAGATCAAGAACGGAACAGGGAGCCCACTTCGGGTGTTGGCACTGGTGCCGCGGAGTCACGCCGTATAA
- a CDS encoding thiolase family protein: MRRPTGFRTAYDGVVLAAPVTVPYQRFSKESAHHWIARALRGSLTAARISPTELDGFSVASFTLFPDTAVGLTQHLGLAPRWLDHIPTGGASGITALRRAARAVQAGDVDVVACVAGDTNHIDSFRRLLSSFSRFAQDASWPYGSGGPNTSFGLLTDHYMHAFGATREDFGRLCVSQRSNALRNPHAIMKEPLTMAQYLSARLISDPIALYDCVMPVAGAEAFLVLRETDAVAQGLPFACIRSTIERHNAFAADPVQMRGGWAVDVDELYGMAQAAPTDVDLVQTYDDYPVITMMQIEDLGFCEKGEAPAFVRQRDLTIDGDFPHNTSGGQLSAGQAGAAGGYLGLVEAIRQVTGMAGPTQVADAKLALVSGFGMINYDRGVCSGAVMISGGSS; the protein is encoded by the coding sequence ATGAGACGCCCGACAGGGTTTCGTACAGCCTACGACGGGGTCGTCCTGGCGGCACCGGTGACCGTACCTTATCAACGGTTCTCAAAGGAATCGGCTCACCATTGGATCGCGCGGGCCCTTCGCGGGAGCCTGACCGCAGCCAGGATTTCTCCGACTGAGTTGGACGGGTTCTCTGTTGCCAGTTTTACCTTGTTTCCAGATACTGCTGTAGGACTTACGCAGCATCTGGGACTGGCGCCTCGCTGGCTTGATCACATACCTACTGGTGGGGCCAGTGGCATCACGGCTCTGCGCCGCGCGGCGCGGGCAGTCCAGGCTGGAGACGTCGACGTCGTAGCCTGTGTCGCCGGCGACACCAATCATATCGACAGCTTCCGACGGCTGCTGTCGAGTTTCAGTCGTTTTGCCCAGGATGCGTCCTGGCCTTACGGTTCCGGTGGGCCCAACACTAGCTTTGGTCTGTTGACCGATCACTACATGCACGCCTTCGGCGCAACCCGTGAGGACTTTGGTCGTCTTTGTGTCTCCCAGCGCAGCAATGCCCTGCGTAATCCGCACGCTATCATGAAAGAGCCGTTGACGATGGCTCAATACCTGTCGGCCCGTTTGATTTCCGACCCGATTGCACTTTATGACTGTGTGATGCCGGTGGCAGGCGCAGAAGCGTTTCTGGTTTTGCGCGAAACCGATGCCGTGGCCCAGGGTCTCCCATTTGCCTGTATCCGCTCGACCATAGAAAGGCACAATGCCTTCGCTGCTGATCCAGTACAGATGCGCGGTGGCTGGGCAGTGGATGTTGATGAGCTTTACGGAATGGCACAGGCAGCCCCCACTGATGTCGATCTCGTGCAGACCTATGACGATTACCCGGTCATCACGATGATGCAGATTGAGGATCTTGGCTTTTGTGAAAAAGGCGAGGCCCCTGCATTCGTCCGCCAGCGGGACCTGACGATCGACGGGGATTTCCCGCACAATACCTCTGGTGGTCAATTGTCCGCTGGGCAGGCCGGTGCGGCAGGCGGTTATCTCGGATTGGTCGAGGCGATCCGACAGGTGACGGGAATGGCCGGCCCCACCCAGGTAGCGGACGCAAAGCTGGCACTGGTGTCTGGTTTCGGCATGATTAACTACGACCGCGGCGTCTGTTCGGGTGCGGTGATGATCTCGGGAGGTAGCTCATGA